Genomic window (Arachis hypogaea cultivar Tifrunner chromosome 13, arahy.Tifrunner.gnm2.J5K5, whole genome shotgun sequence):
gtacatagttattcaattactttttaatcacatctaagtaaattacacttaatcacattactttcattctaaataaatttattttttataattttactcttaaaaatttttactcatcataaaatttttgtagaatgactagtaaaataaaaaatatttattttttactaatcattctacaaatatttttttttattttactagtcattctacaaatatttcatgatgaCTAAAAATCTTTTAgagtaaaattatagaaaaaataaatttatttagaatgaaagtaatgtgattaagtgtagtttccttagatgtgattaaaaaataattgaataacaatGTACAGTAAAAAATCGATAtgattgaaggataaaattaaaatttatttttatgtattgtttttgtccccaacggtTTTaacctatttaagtccctaatgtttcaaaatcgtctcaattttgtcccaccgtcacttctgttaacagatccctaacggcaggccAGGATaacattgagccaattttaaaacattagggacttaaataagacgattaaaacgttagggacaactttgggacttaccccaaacgttgggacaaaaacgatactttactcaattttaaaaataattaaacaactttaattttaaaggaGTATTTTATTATTTCCAAGATCAATCCTAAAAGGCTATTTTAAtatcttaaaaattaaatataagagttttttaatgtttttaaaattattttaaatttttaagagtaaagtatcatttttgtctctaacgtttggggtaagtcgtatttgtgtccctaacgtttaaatcgtcatttttgtatccctaacatttataaaagtgattcaatgttatcctgtcatcaattatactaacagatcagattgtatttttcaattattctcacttgaatgTGTTCAATTTCAATATTGTATCCAGTATTTGTGTTCAGGTTTAATTATGtccctaaaaaagtgaattatgtaaatattgcagagattagtttcaacttttgataagCTATTATCTGGAGTGGATCATCGATTTTATTCTagatatttgtattctaacttcaaaaaGAGATTTTCAGAACTCCAACTAAAGCTCGTGATATGTAATTGACGGCAGAataatattgaatcacttttacaaacattagagatacaaataggacgatttaaacgttaggaataTAAATAAGACTTATCCCAAATGTtcgaaacaaaaataatattttaatcaatttttaatttctaatgcaattaaataatatgaattggtttctataaaattaatttactatTTTTAGTAGCATTCAGTTGTTTTGttcttataaaaattaattacgagagtattttagtttttatttaaagtttaaatttatattttttaatataattaaaaaatatttattttcaaagagtattttaatctttattttagaagggtctttttaattttttagttaaattttaatttaatattaaattaatatttttaatttctaatgcaattaaagaatCTCAAATAATCCTATAAATgtaatttagtattttaaaattaatgcgtaaaagataatattaatgttatttttaaattatattattaataatattaatttagtatttttaattaccaatttgttgttttaattatattattttataagtatGGAAGCACTTGTCATGcacaaaaatatttgaatttacaTTAATATTGTTACGGTCTGGCCCAAACCATTCGTGGGTCGACCCGACCCACTAACAACCCGACCCAAACGGTCGGGTGCAAGGCGTCCAGGTGtcgacccggacacgcgttcCTGACAATCTTGCAATAGCTGTGTAGGGGGAGCCTCGAAgaaggtgggcctgtccttgCGGGGtccacctctgacacggtatatatggggaaggacctacccttcccccaaggtacgtcacataccatTCATCCCTTTTTTCACCTGCCCCCATTttctgactagagcgtcggagtgtctttgcaggtgacacccccctctCGCACGAAATGCTCGGAACATCGTCCACTCATCCCCAGCAGCCCAGAACCAGGCGAACCCCATCCCATCAATCGAAGCATCAACCCGAACCGTCCGatacccgacctaccgaacattggcgccctCTGTGGGGAGACCGCCTGAATGGAAGTAGTACAAGGCCCCGGAGGAATAGGGCGTGAAGCCGGGCAGAGAGGGGAACCCATCGTGGCGTCCTCGGAGGATCGCACAAGATTCCCTCCTCGACGAACCACACGATCCCTTGAAAGACGCCCCTTCGGGGGAACCGGCGACAACAGCGCCAGGATAATGCAGAAACTGTGCCACAGAATGCAGGACCTAGAACATCAACTGGCAGTTTGGGAGCATCGCCAGCATACACCCGAGTCAGGCGACTCCCGTTCTCCCCCGAGAAGCCGCTCCCGACGCGCTGCTAGCCCAAGGTCCGAATCTGAGAGCCCCAAGGAGGAAGGACGCATGAGGAGACGCCATGACCCCCTCATATATGTCAGAAACAGGAGACGGCGTGCCACAGGTCACGCCGCGGCTGATCGCGACCGGAAAGACGGTCGTCAGGAAGACGACGAAGGGAGAACACGGCGAACTCGCGGACCAGTCATAGTAGGCGCGACCCCTTTTCATCGTTCCACTCGAAGTCCAGCTGCCAAAGCActttgacaagccaacggacatgaggtacgacggaACCCAAGACCCACAGGAGCACcttacggccttcgaggccagaatgaacctggAGGGAGTAGGGGACGAGGTAAGGTGTCGCGCCTTCCCGGTCACCCTCGCGGGACCTGCGATACGGTGGTTTAATAGCCTCCCGCAGGGCTCGGTGGCCGAGTTCTCAGATATAAGACACGCCTTCTTAGCCCAATTCACTACCAGAATAGCCAAGGCAAAGCACCCAATCAACCTGCTTGGAGTGACGCAGAGGTCCGGAGAACCGACAAGAAAATATTTGGATCGTTTCAACGACGAGTGCCTGGAGATCGATGGACTAACCGACTCGGTCGCCAGCCTATGCCTGACGAACGGACTCCTAAACGAAGACTTCAGAAAACACCTCACGACGAGACCAGTgtggacaatgcaggagatccaatGCGTAGCCAGAGAATACATCAATAacgaagaagtcagccaggtTGTGGCTGCCAATAAGCAGCAGCCCTCCTTCAACCAAAACCGGCACCACGGAAGCGGAGAAAGGCGCCAGGAACACGCCAGAGACGGCGCTCCGAGTAAGATTCCCAGACCGTTTCCTCGTGTCGGGAAGTTCACTAACTACACTCCTCTCACCGCACCTATCATGGAAGTTTATCAATAGATAGATGAGAAGGGGATATTGTCGAAGCCCCGACCGCTGAAGGACCGAATAGGGGGGAACCGGAGCCTCTACTGTGACTATCACAAGGGCTACGGGCATAACACTCAGGACTGTTTTGACTTGAAGTATGCGCTGGAGCAGGCAATTACAGATGGAAAGCTAGCCGAGTTCTCCCACCTCATTAGGGAGCCGAGGAGACAGAACCACGACCACGAGAGCGAGGACGGAACGCGGGCAGCAAAGCGGCGTCAAGAGCCGGAAGAGAACGACCACGGCCTCACCATAGTAAATGTGGTAACAGCAAGAAACGTGGCGCCCAGGTCGAAGTCGGCACATAAGAAGGACGCCAAGGTCCTCGCGGTTTCCTCATCTCCCTCGCGAAGCACCAAGAAACTCCCATCCATCTCATTCGGCCCGGAGGACCAATCGTGTGACAAGGTCGAGGAAAGCCCCCCATGGTCATAacggccagagtgggaaccggTCTCGTCAAGCGAATCCTCGTAGACACGGGGGcagactcgaacatcatgttccgcaatGTGTTCGACGCTTTAGGCCTAAGAGATGCCGACCTACAGACTCACCAGCACGGCGTCGTAGGGCtcggcgaccacttcatcaagctgGACGGGATAATCTCCTTGCCGACCTCCGTGGGACAAGGTCAGAGGAGAAGAACGGTGATGGTCGAGTTCGTGATCCTACGAGACTCCACCGCTTACAACATCATCCTCGGAAGGAAGACCCTTAACGACCTAGGGGCAGTCATCAGCACTAGGATGCTGATAATGAAGTTTGTAGCTGAAGACGGGTCGGTAGGGTCCATAAAATGAGATCTGAAAATGGCAATCGCTTGCGACAACGCCAGCTTCTCCTTGAGGAAAAAATCTAAAGAGGCATCGGGGGTGTTTCTCGCCGACCTGGATGCCAGAGTTGACGACAAGCCTAGACCCGAACCAGAAGGGGACCTGGAAAAGTTTAGGGTCGGGAATACGGAGGAAAAGTTCACGTTCGTGAACAGAAACCTCCCCCGTGAACTAAAAGAGCCTTTGATGAAAATGATTAGAGCCAATGGCGATTTGTTTGCTTGGACGCCGGCCGACATACCGGGGATAGACCCCCGACTCATGTCGCACCAACTAGCCATCGGGCCGGAAGCCAAACCAGTGGCTCAAAGGAGGAGAAAGATGTCTCAGGAAagggcagaggaggtggccagaCAAACGGCCAGTCTCTTCGAAGCGGGGTTTATCCGGGAACTGGACTATTCGACCTGGCTATCAAATGTGGTCCTGGTAAAGAAGCACAATGGGAGATGGAGAATGTGTGTGGACTAATCCGATctaaacaaagcatgccccaaggaCTGCTATCCCCTTCCCAGCATTGATACACTCGTCGATGCGGCTGCggggtaccggtatctgagcttcatggatgcttactccggctacaatcagataccgatgcaccggccaAACGAGGAAAAAATGGCATTCATAACACCAGGAGGAACCTATTGCTACAAAGTGATGCCTTTTGGCCTGAAAAATGCCGGGGCCACGTACTAGAGGGTGATGAACAAAATATTCAGTGATCTCATTGGCAAGACGGtagaagtttatgtggacgataTCCTTGCAAAGACCACCCAACCTGGTGATCTCATAAGCGACCTGGAGAATGTGTTCGCATCCctccgacaacacggcatgaggctcaacccgcttaagtgcgcctttgccatggaggccggaaagttcctgggattcatgataacccaaCGGGGAGTAGAAGCCAACCCTGAaaaatgccaagcaatactctAGATGAAGAGCCTGGGTTGCATCAAAGACGTTCAGCGATTGGCGGGAAGGCTAACCGCGTTGTCCCAGTTTCTTGGTGCATCGGCGGCAAAAGCCCTGcccttcttcaacctgatgaagaaGGGAGTAGCGTTTGAATGGACTCCTGCGTGCGAGGaagcattcaaccacttcaaagaAATCTTGGCAGCACCCTCCGTACTCGGTAAACCCGAAGCCGGAGAACCACTCTACCTATACCTGGCCATAACAGAAGGAGCGCTTGCAATGGTGTTGGTGCGGGAAGAAGGGAAGACCCAGCAATCAATTTACTTCGTGAGTAGAGCACTGCAAGGAGCAGAACTTAGATACAGCAAGAGAAAGTGGCACTAGCACTCTTGACCTCTTCCCGCAGACTATGACAATACTTCCAAAGTCACCAAGTGGTCGTGAGAACGGACCAAGCGATTCGTCAGGTGCTACAAAAACCCGATCTGGCGggaaggatgatgacctgggcaaTCGATCTGTCCCAATACGATCTGAGCTACGAGCCCCGACATGCGATTAAGGCGCAAGAAATGGTAGACTTCCTAGTGGAAGTAACTGGAAATCTAACCGAAGAAGCgaacacacggtggaagctccatgtggacggagcctccaaccaaacgtccgggGGCGCTGGGATCATCTTAGAAAGCCCAGCCGGAGTCATCTACGAACAATCGATTAAGTTTGAGTTTCCCGtgtcaaacaaccaagcagaatacgaagcactaCTGGGGGGCTTGGTTCTAGCACGGAAAGTTGGGGCCACAAGGCTGGAAATATACAGGGACTCGCAGGTCGTCACcgcacaagtaaatggaagctaccaagccagggACTCGCTACTGCAGAAATACTAGGAAATGGTCAAAGAACTGAGCAAACATTTTCAAGAGGTCATGATCCAACACGTTCCGAGGGagaggaacacacgggcagacctcctgtCCAAGCTAGCGAGCACAAAACCTGGAGCCGGCAACCGATCCCTTATTCAAGGCATCACCAAAGAACCAGCAGTCACCCTCCACCTAACCAAGACGAGCCCCTCCTGGATGGACTCCATCGTCGATTTTTTGCAAAACGGCAAACTCCCTGGAGATGAGAAGGAAGCCAAGGCGCTGAGAAGGGAGGCTGTCAAATACACGGTCATACAGGACCAGATATTCAAAAAGGGACTTAGTCAACCTTTGCTGAAGTGCCTACACCCCGACCAGACAGACTACGTGCTCagagaagtccatgaggggtgctGTGGTCACCatatcgggggcaaagccctagcaagaaaGCTCATCCGAGCCGGATACTACTGGCCGTCAATGATGGAAGACTCCAAGGAGTTCGTAAAAAAATGTGTCAAATGCCAAGAGAACGCTAACTTCCACAGAGCACCGGCCACTGAACTAAGCCTGATGACGTCCTCCCGACCCTTcgcacaatggggagtcgacctcctggGACCCTTCCCGGTTGGCCCAGGGCaggtcaaatacctcatagtcgcCGTTGACTATtataccaaatggatagaggccgaaCCGCTGGCCGCCATCTCCTCGTCCAATTGcagaaagttcatgtggaggcaggtgataactcgTTTCGGCATCCCGAAAGTCGTCATCTCAGACAACGGGACACAATTCACCGATAAGAAGTTCGTAGAATTTCTCGCCGGCTTGGGCATCAAACAGAAATTCTCCTCAGTAGAACACCCCAAACAAACGAGCAAGTTGAGttcgcaaataaagtcatcttgctGGGCCTCAAGAAGCGGCTAGATAACAAGAAAGGGGCATGGGCCAACGAGCTCGCCTCAGTCCTCTGGTCCTACCGCACAACCGAGCAGTCCGCCACAGGAGAAACTCCCTTCCGCCTAACATATGGGGTAGACGCAATGATACCCGTAGAAATCGGCGAACCGAGCCCGCGGTTACTTCTCGAGGGGGTGGAAGAAGCTGTAGAGAAGGACCTAGTAGATGAGATCAGAGAGAAGGCCCACCTGTCGGAAGTAGCACTAAAGCAAAGAATCTCCCTACGAtacaacaccaaagtgctcaaAAGGGATTTCAAGCAAAATGACCTCGTCCTACGGCGCAATGACATCGGCCTACCGATCCGAGGAGAAGGCAAActggcggcaaactgggaaggcccctacaggaTTAAAGAAGTGATTGGAAAAGGCGCCTACAAATTGGAGAGGCTCGATGGAAGGGAAGTACCGAGGACTTGGAATACGGGTAACCTGAGAAGGTTCTACCCCTAGATCAGGCAAGCGGGCCAGGCGATCTAACGTGCTTAATCACTTACCTTTGTATCTACCATGGTAACAGACTTATTCAATTACCGGTTAATGTTTACTTGTCATTTTTACCAATTTTACTCCTATTTCTTCCCCTCCCCACTTGCACATCGCACGACAAGAAGTTCCACGACACGTTAAAATGGAACCACGATACGGTACCccaggactgatcaccccgggggcCACCTAAACCAAAGCCATCACAAACGGCTACAACGATAGCAAAAGGCCACGACCTGGCTTCATCGAACTACTAACATAACAGTAAACAAACACGAGCGCAAAGCTCATGCCAACAAAACGGTAACACGACAAAACAAAAACGCTACCAAAGGCAAAGAAATATAACGGTAAACCGACCAAGCGGCTTCTAAAAGTTAATATAAACAAGTTCTACAAACAAAACCACAAGTCCATAC
Coding sequences:
- the LOC140177526 gene encoding uncharacterized protein produces the protein MVITARVGTGLVKRILVDTGADSNIMFRNVFDALGLRDADLQTHQHGVVGLGDHFIKLDGIISLPTSVGQGQRRRTVMVEFVILRDSTAYNIILGRKTLNDLGAVISTRMLIMKFVAEDGSVGSIK